One part of the Herbiconiux aconitum genome encodes these proteins:
- a CDS encoding fructose bisphosphate aldolase, with translation MVNHAQADRMTSGKGFIAALDQSGGSTPKALSLYGIEPSEYSTDAEMFDLMHQMRTRIVMSPAFGGDRVLAAILFEETMNREFGGKPAAHYLWNDKGVVPFLKIDKGLAYAADGVQVMKPIPGLDALLEKAVQHGIFGTKARSVIGEANAAGIAAIVEQQFEIAHQVLSHGLIPILEPEVTITIPDKAAAEDLLLEHLTTHLDAVPEGQHVMVKLSLPTVTNHYRSLTEHPRVMRVVALSGGYTRAEADALLAQDVGEIASFSRALSEGLSVQQSDQEFNATLDEAIQDIYDASVSPE, from the coding sequence ATGGTGAACCACGCGCAGGCAGACCGCATGACATCGGGCAAGGGCTTCATCGCCGCACTCGACCAGAGCGGCGGGTCGACACCGAAGGCCCTGAGCCTCTACGGCATCGAGCCGAGCGAGTACTCCACCGATGCCGAGATGTTCGATCTGATGCACCAGATGCGCACCCGCATCGTCATGTCGCCCGCTTTCGGCGGCGACCGGGTGCTGGCGGCGATCCTCTTCGAAGAGACGATGAACCGCGAGTTCGGCGGCAAACCGGCGGCGCACTACCTGTGGAACGACAAGGGCGTGGTGCCTTTCCTGAAGATCGACAAGGGCCTGGCCTACGCCGCCGACGGTGTGCAGGTGATGAAGCCGATCCCGGGTCTCGATGCCCTCCTCGAGAAGGCGGTGCAGCACGGCATCTTCGGCACCAAGGCGCGTTCGGTGATCGGTGAGGCGAATGCCGCCGGCATCGCGGCGATCGTCGAGCAGCAGTTCGAGATCGCGCACCAGGTGCTGTCGCACGGCCTGATCCCCATCCTCGAACCCGAGGTCACCATCACGATCCCCGACAAGGCGGCCGCCGAAGACCTGCTGCTCGAGCACCTCACGACGCACCTCGACGCCGTGCCCGAGGGCCAGCACGTGATGGTGAAGCTGTCGCTGCCGACGGTCACGAATCACTACCGGTCGCTCACCGAGCATCCGCGAGTCATGCGCGTGGTGGCGCTCTCGGGCGGCTACACGCGCGCTGAGGCCGATGCCCTCCTCGCGCAGGACGTCGGTGAGATCGCGAGTTTCAGTCGCGCGCTCTCGGAGGGTCTGTCGGTGCAGCAGTCCGACCAGGAGTTCAACGCCACCCTCGACGAGGCCATCCAGGACATCTACGACGCGTCGGTGTCGCCGGAGTAG